The Dethiosulfovibrio peptidovorans DSM 11002 nucleotide sequence TCAACTATAAACAGTCTATCGTGGCTGGAAGCCGTGTCTCTCAGCTTTTTAACCGCCTCCAGGGCGGTATTCAGGGCGGTATCGTAGCCTATAGTCTCGTCGGTACCGGCAACATCGTTGTCTATGGTTCCGGGAACGCCCACCACCGGCACCCCCAGGTTATGGAGCTCATAGGCTCCCTTGAAAGACCCGTCACCGCCTATCACCACCAAACCGTCTATGGAATGCCTCTCGAGAGACGCCACCGCATCGGCCAGCCCTTCGTCGGTCCGAAACCTCTCACTCCTGGCGGTACGCAGAATGGTTCCCCCTCTGTGGATGATGCCCCCCACGTCTCTAGGCTCTAGACGTTGAAAGGCCCCGTCCATAAGCCCCTCGTAGCCCTGAAACACGCCGTAGACCTCGGCTTTATCGTATATGGCGGACCTGGTCACGGCCCTTATTGCCGCGTTCATGCCAGGAGCATCGCCCCCGCTGGTGAGCACTGCGATACGTTTCATCGGTCACCCTCCCGGAATAAAAACTTCGCCTCCATTTTATCATGAGAGGATAAAAAAACCCCCGATCCAAAAGGACCGGGAGTATAGAACTCGAACTGAAAAAACTTGAATCGTTTATTTGCTCTGGAGCTCGTCTATACGGGATTGAATTCTAGCCAGTTCGGCGTCGAGCTCGTCCAACTGCTTCTGGATGTCGCCCCTCTGTTCCTTGAGGTTGCCCAGGCGTATTATTAAACGATCCAGCTCCAGCCTCTCGGCGGCCTTGCCGGTGAAGAACTGGTCCGGGTTGTCCCTGTACACGTCCCAGAGGAAATCGATGGAGGGACGGCGTCCCATCGTAATTGGACTTACTCCGCCATCAATGGAGAACTTGATGGTCTTAGCCTTGGCGAGAAGAGGCTGACCTGTCTCCTCGTTATAACGTGGAAAATAGACGAACCCCTCCCTCTTGCCTGTGAGCTTGAAGTTGAAGCGTTTGTCGTAGTCCACCGGAGAATAACTCTTACCGTTTATCCACAGCTCAACCTGATCTCCAAAGGGAGCCATACGAAGCGCGGAACCATAGTTGTTAATCTCTATGAAGATCGGAATGTTACGCTCTAACTGAAGAGTCTTGAGAAGCTGATACTTGTAGTTCTCCTCCTCGTCCTTGGTCCAGAGGTTGGCCTTGGCCTCCTTCTGAACCAGCGCCTGGATATACTCGGCCGAGTAATAGGTGACTGTAAACTCAACAAAACCCATATTATCCTCGTCCATTATCTTAACCGTCTTTCTCCACCGAGATAAAACCGAATCGGTGGAGGCAGAGGCGGATAGAGCAACGGACATCAGACACAACAACGACACCGTAAAAACAAGTTTTCTCTTTATGGACATCAATTCAAAACCTCCCTTTCTGCATCTCGGAGGCCATTATACCAAATGGCAAAAGAAAAAGGGACGAGGCTTAGCCTCATCCCTTTAAATTACAGATGGTTCGATTAGAACTTGACGTGAGTACGGAAACGAACGATGTTATCATCTCCGGTACGAGTTGCTGTTCCATCGTGAGTCGTAGCAGAGGTACTATCGCCCCAGTCGACCTTGTCGTAAGCCAGATCAAAGGTGATAGCGGGAGTGTAGTAATACAGGACACCGAAGGTCCAGTTAGTGGCATCGTCAACACCGGTCGCATCGAAATCAGCGGTCAGATAACGCTCGTAGGTAGCCCACTTATCGTTCCACTGCTGTTTCAGGCTTCCGAAGAGAATCGTGGTATCGTCATATCCACGGTTGTAGAGCACAGATGCACCGTATGCATCGTATGCAAAAGCATCTCCACCGTTATTGTTGTTCCAAACGCTGAATCCTTCGTCGAACTTGGCGTACTCAATCCAGATGCTGGTGAACTTAAGAGCATCCTGTTTGACATCAAGTATAGCCTTATAGGCACTGGGACTATCATCTCCACCGGTAACCTTCGGAGCATCAAGATCCTCCATGAAATAAGCACCCTTGAAAGCGATGTTGGGGTTGAAGTTGAAGGTGAAATCAGCCCAATACACGGATTCGTCTTGATTATTGAGATCATCGTAAGCCCTCATCAAACCGTTCAGAGCGAAACGGAACTGCTCGTTGAAGTTGAAGTTGGCACGAAGACCGTAGAACATATAATCGCTATTGACATCATCAACAGTATTGAAGATACCATCAGCACCATTGCTATAACTATCGTCATGACCGATCATAGCCTGAACATCGCCGAGGCCGAAGCTCTTCTGGAACCAGAAGCCCTTCATGCCAGCATCGGTGAACCAAGCATCCTCGTCGATGTAGAGCCCCGAATCCCATTCCCAGTCGTAGAGCCAAAGACCGGC carries:
- a CDS encoding S-layer homology domain-containing protein; translated protein: MKKLCALLAVVALVAFAAPAFAANPFMDVPMNHWAYDAVGQLAARGIISGYPDGTFKGNQPITRYEMASVTARALAVIDMEKASKQDVEMLKRLVVEFKDELDALGVKVDKIDSRVAVLEENIGGWKFWGELRFDAKFEGERNLYNDEYTLEGDKEFNLNRFRLWMSKQIDENTKFVARLGTSDSTTKYAPTRWERYYLETKLPYDIKMTAGLWLYDWEWDSGLYIDEDAWFTDAGMKGFWFQKSFGLGDVQAMIGHDDSYSNGADGIFNTVDDVNSDYMFYGLRANFNFNEQFRFALNGLMRAYDDLNNQDESVYWADFTFNFNPNIAFKGAYFMEDLDAPKVTGGDDSPSAYKAILDVKQDALKFTSIWIEYAKFDEGFSVWNNNNGGDAFAYDAYGASVLYNRGYDDTTILFGSLKQQWNDKWATYERYLTADFDATGVDDATNWTFGVLYYYTPAITFDLAYDKVDWGDSTSATTHDGTATRTGDDNIVRFRTHVKF
- the pfkA gene encoding 6-phosphofructokinase yields the protein MKRIAVLTSGGDAPGMNAAIRAVTRSAIYDKAEVYGVFQGYEGLMDGAFQRLEPRDVGGIIHRGGTILRTARSERFRTDEGLADAVASLERHSIDGLVVIGGDGSFKGAYELHNLGVPVVGVPGTIDNDVAGTDETIGYDTALNTALEAVKKLRDTASSHDRLFIVEVMGREAGFLALNVAVASGAEFVVVPERKFDVGFLCDRLHQSRKAGKQHSLIVVAEGAMSAVELKDRLKDTGGYDARVTVLGYIQRGGSPTSFDTILASRMGAFAVDRLMEGESGIMVGTVCHEMVAAPLSRSWEGRKPLNPELIELVDRLSI